One Dioscorea cayenensis subsp. rotundata cultivar TDr96_F1 unplaced genomic scaffold, TDr96_F1_v2_PseudoChromosome.rev07_lg8_w22 25.fasta BLBR01000064.1, whole genome shotgun sequence DNA segment encodes these proteins:
- the LOC120253358 gene encoding extensin-like, producing VSSTTLTISTTTLLLQVPTTSFTISSTTILLQVPTTSLTISSSSLLLQVPTTSLTILLLLPTITSPHHLPHHLLLLPTITTLHHLPHLLPHHLTTTNPHLLHHLLPHHPTITSPHHLHRRLLHHPITTNLLLHHHHPHHLLTTTNLLLPPSPITHHLLTTTKSPPPPSPSPPPPYYYKSPPPPSPSPPPPYYYKSPPPPSPSPPPPYYSKSPPPPSPIPPPPYYKSPPPPSPSPPPPYYYKSPPPPSPSPPPPLLLQVTPPPSPSPPPPYYYKSPPPPSPSPPPPYYYKSPPPPSPSPPPPLSLQVSSTTISISPPPLSLQLTSTTISVSPPPYHY from the exons GTCTCCTCCACCACCCTCACCATCTCCACCACCACCTTATTATTACAAGTCCCCACCACCTCCTTCAccatctcctccaccaccaTACTATTACAAGTCCCCACCACCTCCCtcaccatctcctcctcctccctacTATTACAAGTCCCCACCACCTCCCTcaccatcctcctcctcctccctacTATTACAAGTCCCCACCACCTCCCtcaccatctcctcctcctccctacTATTACAACTCTCCACCACCTCCCTCACCTTCTCCCCCACCACCTTACTACTACAAATCCCCACCTCCTCCATCACCTTCTCCCCCACCACCCTACTATTACAAGTCCCCACCACCTCCATCGCCGTCTCCTCCACCACCCTATTACTACAaatctcctcctccaccatcacCATCCCCACCACCTCCTTACTACTACAAATCTCCTCCTCCCACCATCACCCATCACCCACCACCTCCTTACTACTACAAAGTCACCTCCTCCACCATCACCCTCACCACCACCTCCTTACTACTACAAGTCACCTCCTCCACCATCACCATCCCCTCCACCA CCCTACTACTACaaatcaccaccaccaccttcacCATCCCCTCCACCACCCTACTACTCCaaatcaccaccaccaccttcacCCATCCCTCCACCACCCTACTACAaatctcctcctccaccatcgCCATCTCCTCCACCACCCTACTATTACAAATCACCTCCACCACCATCCCCATCTCCACCACCTCCCTTACTACTACAAGTCACCCCTCCACCGTCCCCATCTCCTCCACCACCTTACTACTACAAgtctcctcctccaccatcacCATCCCCTCCACCACCTTACTACTACAAGtctcctccaccaccatcaccatcccCTCCACCACCCCTATCACTACAAGTCTCCTCCACCACCATCTCCATCTCCCCACCACCCCTATCTCTACAACTCACCTCCACCACCATCTCCGTCTCCCCACCTCCCTACCACTACTAA
- the LOC120253359 gene encoding uncharacterized protein LOC120253359 encodes MDELLRDALNMHQVDEGNSDPNICEIDVEVNIGDGTYKGVDDEQPSEEAAKFYKLLTEMNENLYEGSKHSRLYFCIRLFHLKCMSGMTGKGLDLLIEFLKEFFPLAAIPRSSHESKKVIKDLGLGYEKIHSCPNDCMLYWELNEHQQSCHVCGRSRWVSNDPEHSVDGDGDTVRKRHAKRHPADAQAWKSFDARYPDFACEPRNVRLGLSSDGFNPFKILSTSYSTWPVVLIPYNLPPWIGMKQPSFILSMIIPGDKGPGNDIDIYLQPLIKELKQLWVGVETFDASVRKNFQLRAVLLWTINDFPAYANLSGWSTKGKYACPCCAAQTSSRWLSNGKKFCFMAHRRWLQKDHPYRSQKHMFDGTVEMRGAPPATSGSDILLMLKDLQFTYRKGMKSDLKKSKSTSSSVKRRHQEPNVDIDNDADEVEEDESHVAILWKKRSIFFELPYWEHNLLRHNLDLMHIEKNICENIVGTILNVDGKSKDNLKSRLDLVEMGIRRELHPEYLSNGNTRLPPASFSMSNAEKDLFCHVLRNIKVPDAYSSNISKAVNEKERKLQGLKSHDYHILLHDLFPIALRSSMSKQVTLAISELSNIFKILCGKVLNVEAIDKLQDRAAIALCHLERIFPPSFFTIMVHLVIHLPLEAKLGGPVYYRWMYPIERFLLKLKNYVRNKRFPEGSIAEGYLAEECVTFCSRYLVDVETVFDKPARNLRQVHDERIGSCYLFESGGEPIGKIEVVELDDRSWAQAHRYVLLHHEAIEPFQNEYKNILRDQMRARRSNARDVDRKFTETFHEWLGETVSQHSDVVDKVRFLAKGPNRVIKRYKGLIINGFRFHTKSRERCRRTQNSGVLVTSSTISYASARDANPLEGNVDYYGILTDIIELDYFNKFKVVLFRCDWADVNTSRGVKNDKYGFTMVNFSRTIHTGEHILDEPYVLSSQVKQVFLF; translated from the exons ATGGATGAATTATTAAGGGATGCTCTTAACATGCATCAAGTTGATGAAGGGAATTCGGATCCTAATATCTGTGAAATTGATGTAGAAGTGAATATTGGGGATGGAACTTACAAGGGGGTAGATGACGAGCAACCTTCAGAGGAAGCTGCAAAGTTTTATAAGTTGCTAacagaaatgaatgaaaaccttTATGAGGGATCAAAGCATTCTAGATTATATTTTTGCATTCGCCTGTTTCATCTGAAATGCATGTCTGGAATGACTGGAAAAGGACTCGATTTGTTGATTGAATTTCTAAAAGAGTTCTTTCCCTTAGCTGCTATTCCTAGAAGTAGTCATGAGTCCAAAAAAGTCATCAAGGATTTGGGTcttgggtatgaaaaaattcatagttgcCCTAATGACTGCATGCTGTATTGGGAGCTTAATGAACATCAACAATCTTGTCATGTGTGTGGCCGTTCTCGCTGGGTGTCGAATGATCCCGAACATTCTGtggatggtgatggtgatacCGTTCGTAAGAGACATGCAAAG AGACACCCTGCCGATGCTCAGGCATGGAAATCTTTTGATGCAAGATATCCAGATTTTGCTTGTGAACCACGAAATGTTAGGCTTGGGCTTTCCTCAGATGGATTTAACCCATTCAAGATTTTAAGTACTTCTTATAGTACTTGGCCAGTAGTCTTGATTCCTTATAATTTGCCGCCATGGATTGGGATGAAGCAACCTTCTTTCATCTTATCAATGATTATTCCAGGCGACAAAGGTCCTGGAAATGATATCGACATCTACTTGCAACCTCTCATTAAAGAGTTAAAGCAATTGTGGGTCGGTGTTGAGACATTTGATGCATCAGTGAGAAAGAATTTTCAGCTTAGGGCTGTTTTATTATGGACTATCAATGATTTTCCTGCTTACGCAAATTTATCAGGTTGGAGCACCAAAGGAAAATATGCATGTCCGTGTTGTGCAGCGCAAACTTCTTCAAGATGGTTATCTAATGGGAAAAAGTTTTGTTTCATGGCACATCGACGGTGGTTACAAAAAGATCATCCATACAGATCACAGAAACATATGTTTGATGGAACAGTTGAGATGCGTGGAGCTCCTCCGGCTACTTCTGGATCAgatattttgttaatgttaAAAGACTTGCAATTTACATATAGAAAAGGGATGAAGAGTGATTTGAAGAAATCAAAATCTACTTCTTCATCAGTGAAGAGACGACATCAAGAGCCCAATGTTGACATAGACAATGATGCGGATGAGGTAGAAGAAGATGAATCACATGTGGCAATACTATGGAAGAAGCGAtccattttctttgaattacctTATTGGGAGCATAATCTATTGCGGCACAATCTTGACCTCAtgcacattgaaaaaaatatttgtgaaaatattgttgGCACAATTCTTAATGTGGATGGGAAATCTAAAGACAATTTAAAAAGCAGACTGGATTTGGTGGAAATGGGTATTCGTCGAGAGCTTCATCCTGAATATCTTTCCAATGGAAATACAAGACTACCACCGGCATCCTTTTCCATGTCCAATGCTGAAAAAGATCTCTTTTGTCATGTACTGAGGAATATAAAAGTCCCAGATGCATACTCTTCAAATATTTCCAAAGCTGTGAATGAGAAAGAACGAAAACTTCAAGGGTTAAAATCTCATGACTATCATATATTACTACATGATTTGTTTCCAATTGCTTTGCGATCATCCATGTCCAAACAAGTGACTCTTGCCATTTCAGaactttcaaatattttcaaaatcctTTGTGGTAAGGTACTTAATGTGGAAGCCATTGACAAGCTTCAGGATCGAGCAGCAATAGCTTTATGCCacttagaaaggatttttccaCCTTCATTCTTCACTATAATGGTGCACCTAGTTATACATCTTCCATTGGAGGCCAAGCTTGGCGGTCCTGTTTATTACCGATGGATGTATCCAATCGAACG GTTTTTGcttaagttaaaaaattatgtccGAAATAAGAGATTTCCTGAAGGGTCTATTGCAGAAGGATATTTAGCAGAAGAATGTGTAACTTTTTGTTCGAGATATTTGGTTGATGTTGAAACTGTATTTGATAAACCTGCGAGAAATCTAAGACAAGTGCATGATGAGAGAATTGGAAGCTGTTATTTATTCGAAAGTGGTGGAGAGCCAATAGGGAAAATTGAGGTGGTGGAGTTGGATGATAGATCATGGGCACAAGCACATCGTTATGTGCTATTACACCATGAAGCTATTGAACCATTCCAGAA tgagtataaaaatatattgagagATCAAATGCGTGCTCGACGTTCAAATGCACGGGATGTTGATAGGAAATTTACTGAAACTTTCCATGAGTGGTTGGGGGAAACT GTTTCTCAACATAGTGATGTGGTTGACAAAGTTAGATTCCTTGCAAAAGGTCCGAACAGGGTTATAAAAAGGTATAAAGGCCTCATCATTAATGGATTTCGATTTCATACAAAATCTCGGGAAAGATGTAGAAGAACACAAAATTCTGGAGTTCTTGTTACCTCTTCCACGATAAGCTATGCCAGTGCAAGGGATGCTAATCCATTAGAAGGAAATGTCGACTATTATGGGATATTGACTGATATAATTGAGTTGGATTATTTCAACAAGTTCAAGGTTGTGCTATTTCGATGTGATTGGGCTGATGTGAATACTAGCAGGGGAGTCAAGAATGATAAATATGGGTTCACAATGGTTAATTTTTCTCGCACGATTCACACGGGCGAACACATTCTGGATGAGCCATATGTGCTTTCATCTCAAGTGAAGcaagtttttttattctga